The DNA sequence ACATCAAGCGCCTCCTCAACGGCACCGAGAACGGCTTCGGCTCCAAGCGCAAAAAGTAAGTAAGAAGTGGGCTATGGGCTCGCTTGCGATGCTCGCTTTGGGGTATGAGGCTGTTTTTATAGCTTTATACTAGGTCTATATTCTGTAAATTATATAGATTATAGCGAAAAGGTCGCATTTAAAAGCCCAAAGCGTAGCGTGCTCACACCTCAAAGGGAGCCGTAGGCGACCGTGCTCATAGCTTTTAATAAGGAAACGATATTATGAAAGTTACAGTTTTAGGTACCGGTGGCTGGGGTCTGACCCTCGGTCAAGTTGTTTACGAAAACAAGAACGAACTCACTTTTTGGACCAATTCCCAAGCAGAAGTAGATCTTCTCTCCACCGAACACCAGTACAAGGACAAGCTCCCTGGCGTTATTTTCCCGGCTGATTTTAAGTACACGACCGATATGCATGCAGCTCTCGAAGGCTGCGACATGGTCCTTATCGTCGTTCCGTCTCAGTTTATGGCAAGCGTTGCTGCAAATCTTGGCTCCTGGACTCCTGCAAAGGGCAAGGAACCGATCGTCGTCTGCGCCACGAAGGGTATTCTCGAAGGCACGGACCAGCTCATGAGCGAAGTCATCCTCGAAAAGGTTCCTTGGCTGACCGAAGACAAGATGGTTGCCTTTAGCGGTCCGTCTCACGCCGAAGAAGTGAGCCGCCATGTGCTGACCGCCATTGTCGCTGCCTGCGTGAACGAAGACTCTGCAAAGATCGTGCAGAAGGCGATGAGCTGCTCTTACCTCCGCGTCTATACTTCGACTGACATCGTCGGTGTTGAACTCTGCGGTTCCGTGAAGAACGTGATTGCAATTGCTTCCGGTGTGCTCTATGGCCTCGAAGCTAGTGGCAAGTTCAAGATCGGTGATAATACCCGCGCTGCAATCCTTACGCGTGGCCAGGCCGAAATGTGCCGTTTGGGCAAGGCTCTTGGTGCAAAGCCCGAAACGTTTGCGGGCCTCGCCGGCATGGGCGATCTCATTGTGACGTGCCTTTCTCAACACAGCCGTAACCGTTATGTGGGCGAACACATTGGTAAGGGCGAAACGCTCGACCAGGTTCTTGCTGGCATGAAGATGATTGCCGAAGGTGTGCCGACTTGCCGCAGCACTCGCGCTCTCGCCAAGAAGCTCGGCGTAGAAATGCCGATCGTCGAAGCCGTTTATCAGATGTTGTTCGAAAACCGCAAGGTTGAAGATGTGGTCAAGGAAATCTGGGGCCGCGAACTCAAGGCTGAAAATTGGGCTTAGTTAATACAAACTAATGAAATTTGGCTCCCGCGATCGTTTGACCGCGGGGCTTTTTTATCTCGTCGTCCTGAACTCGTCATTCTGAGGGTGAAAGCCCAAAGGATCCTGTTATTTCTCGAAAAAACAGAAAAAACATGAAAAATACAAATGCAAACGAAAATTTACAATTTGGTTTCTGAATATCTTTTTTTTGCTTTCTTGCCTTAAGTTGCTAAAAATCAAAAATGGCGAAATCAGCTAAATTTCGCAAAAATCAAAGAAAAATATTAATTTTATGCTTGGTAATATTTTTGTAAGAAGATATACGTAATTTTGAAAGCTTATTCCAAGTGGGAATAGCTTTTTGTAAGTTTTTGTTTGCGTTTTTTGTAAAAAATATGTAAGATTTGTGTTGTGAAGATGATTCACAAAGATTGGAGAAAATTAACAAGGGAGCATATTATGCAAAACAAAATCCTTGGAGTTGCGGGCTGTGCCGCTCTCATGCTTGGACTCGCCGCTTGTTCTGGTGAAGACGGCGTTAACGGTGTAAACGGTCTTAATGGTAAAAATGGTGCCGATGGTAAAAACGGTACAAGCTGCGAAGTTAAGGCTCTGAAAAATAATACCGGTTATAAGGTGCTTTGCGCAGGGGACTCTGTAGGCGTCTTGAAAAACGGTAAAGATGGTACCAATGGTAAAGCTGGTACAAGCTGTACCACTACGGAACGTTCAGACAAAACTGGTTTTGACGTGATGTGCGGCGGCAAGTCTGTTGGTTCGTTGCTTAACGGCAAGGCTGGTGAATCCTGTACGGTAAATCGTTCTGATTTAGGTGCTGTTGTCAAGTGCGGTAATCAGGAAGCAACCCTCCTTGATGGTAAGAGCTGCTCGGCTTCAACCACTTCTAAGAATGGCCGAGAAGGTATCGTCGTGACATGCGATGGTGAAGTTGTCGGTACTGTCTGGAATGGTGAAACGGGTACAGGCTGCTCTGCAACACCTGCAAAATTGGGTGATAAGACCGGTTTCACGCTGTATTGCGGCGATGAAGCTGTCGGAACCGTGTGGAACGGTACTGAGGGTACAAGCTGCACTAGCACGGAAAAGGCCAATGGCAAGATTGAGGTGAAGTGCGGTGATGCATCTGCAGTTACCATTTACAAGGCCATGTGCGGTGACGATTCCTATGATCCTGCTGAACAGTTCTGCGTCCTTGGCAAGCTCTATGACAAGTGCGATGGCAAGACCTTCGTTGTTAATAGAGAATACTGCAATGATGATGTTGTTGCCCCATTGTGTTCTGAAGTCAAGTTGAAAAAAGATGGAAGCTATGAAGTGGTCGCCAATCGTGCAACTAAGGCGGATGAATTCTGCTTGGCAGGCATCATTACGAAAAAGTGCGGTGGTGAGGAGTTCTCCATGAACCAGTATTGCGACAAGAAGCATGATGGCGTAACGGACTCTATCAAGGACTACTGTAAGTATGCCGATGATGAAAAACTTGAAATGGCTTATCAGAAAATCGGTAAGAGTCTATTCCCTGAAGAAGAAGAGGAAGATGTCGAAGCAGCTTCTTCTAGCTCAAGCTTCTTTGGTGGCTTGATTGGGAAAAAGCTTGACGATTTTACATCGGAACAGTTGGGATTGTTCTACGAAGCTCTTGAAGGGCTGAAGACCACCTGTGGTGTAGAATCCGATCCTGATCTGTGCGGTGGGGTTGCCTATAATCCAGAAAAGAAGTTCTGCGATATTCGTGACAATCATCTCTATGCGTTTAAGGAAATTAACGGGGTGACCTGGTTTACTGAAAACCTTGCCTTCAAATATAAGTTGCCGAAGAAGGTGTATGAAATTGACAAAGCAACGGGCGATACTTTAAGTATTTCTCTTGATGCTAGAAGCGGTGTACTGTATTACGAGGACGACCCCTTTGAAAACTTCGAGGCTGCTGAAGGTCGCTACTATACCTGGAACTCTGCAATGGGTATCGGTGATATGAGAAGTGACGTTGATCTTAGTGAAACGAGCCTTAAGGATAAAGACAAGGTTGTAGGTGCATGCCCGGCTGGCTGGAGATTGCCGACTAAGGCGGAACTCGAAGATCTTAGCAATTTTGCTAACGATGTGGCCGAGGGTGGCTTTGAAGACCTTGATAATACTGATAAGGTTCTCAACTTCAATGTTGACTTCTTGGGATACTATAATATCAGCGCGAAGAAGCCTATGGGCACTGAAGCTAACTTCTGGTCTAGCGATGCTGCTGCATCGGATGAACAGGCTTGGGGCTTGGTTATCGTAGACAATGATAACAGCTCTGTTGAAACTTCCAACAAGGCCTATGCATATACAATCCGTTGCGTCAAGGATGTGATCTAGCATTGTTGCAACAAATAAAATAAATCTCACATAATACAGCTCCAAGGCACTTGGCTCTCCTCCAGGTGCCTTTTTGTATAAAAGAAAACTACCGGCTAAGCCGGTAGTTCCATAGAGCCTTCTGGCGGTCATGAAGAAAAAAGAAATCCTTTGATTACTATTGAAATGCGGTCTGCCAACTGCATCACAATAAAATCAAAGGATTTAAGATGAATAATTCTGTGCGATGTTTTTAGTTCTTCACGACGCGCTGTGCGTTGTATTTAGTCTTCAAAATGTAGGCGCCTTGATGAAGCTTCGGCTTGATTGTCCCGTTGTCATTAAGGGCTTCGTTCTTGAGTCCCTTCCA is a window from the Fibrobacter sp. UWB4 genome containing:
- a CDS encoding NAD(P)H-dependent glycerol-3-phosphate dehydrogenase — translated: MKVTVLGTGGWGLTLGQVVYENKNELTFWTNSQAEVDLLSTEHQYKDKLPGVIFPADFKYTTDMHAALEGCDMVLIVVPSQFMASVAANLGSWTPAKGKEPIVVCATKGILEGTDQLMSEVILEKVPWLTEDKMVAFSGPSHAEEVSRHVLTAIVAACVNEDSAKIVQKAMSCSYLRVYTSTDIVGVELCGSVKNVIAIASGVLYGLEASGKFKIGDNTRAAILTRGQAEMCRLGKALGAKPETFAGLAGMGDLIVTCLSQHSRNRYVGEHIGKGETLDQVLAGMKMIAEGVPTCRSTRALAKKLGVEMPIVEAVYQMLFENRKVEDVVKEIWGRELKAENWA
- a CDS encoding FISUMP domain-containing protein, with product MQNKILGVAGCAALMLGLAACSGEDGVNGVNGLNGKNGADGKNGTSCEVKALKNNTGYKVLCAGDSVGVLKNGKDGTNGKAGTSCTTTERSDKTGFDVMCGGKSVGSLLNGKAGESCTVNRSDLGAVVKCGNQEATLLDGKSCSASTTSKNGREGIVVTCDGEVVGTVWNGETGTGCSATPAKLGDKTGFTLYCGDEAVGTVWNGTEGTSCTSTEKANGKIEVKCGDASAVTIYKAMCGDDSYDPAEQFCVLGKLYDKCDGKTFVVNREYCNDDVVAPLCSEVKLKKDGSYEVVANRATKADEFCLAGIITKKCGGEEFSMNQYCDKKHDGVTDSIKDYCKYADDEKLEMAYQKIGKSLFPEEEEEDVEAASSSSSFFGGLIGKKLDDFTSEQLGLFYEALEGLKTTCGVESDPDLCGGVAYNPEKKFCDIRDNHLYAFKEINGVTWFTENLAFKYKLPKKVYEIDKATGDTLSISLDARSGVLYYEDDPFENFEAAEGRYYTWNSAMGIGDMRSDVDLSETSLKDKDKVVGACPAGWRLPTKAELEDLSNFANDVAEGGFEDLDNTDKVLNFNVDFLGYYNISAKKPMGTEANFWSSDAAASDEQAWGLVIVDNDNSSVETSNKAYAYTIRCVKDVI